A part of Paenibacillus sp. 481 genomic DNA contains:
- a CDS encoding MinD/ParA family protein produces the protein MMDQAQALRRLVARKSVEPNEADNRKSTTAGARVITVTSGKGGVGKSNFSINFALALQECGLRTLVFDADIGMANIDVLLGSRATVHLVHVMQQRKSLQDIIQIGPRGLHYIPGGSGFTDLLDLPTEQLESFLQQMEALADRYDVILFDTGAGLSKETIRFISAADETFVVTTPEPPSIADAYALIKVVSGMFSDTQFRLVINRAMDWNEGQQTANKLQSVAQQFLKIELPTLGYLFDDPLVMQAVKKQMPFSLLYPDSIVSKQIRQLAQVYVKGQQQTDHNHNGGVKQFLHKWLRRWSN, from the coding sequence ATGATGGACCAAGCGCAAGCGTTACGCCGTTTAGTCGCTCGCAAGAGTGTGGAACCAAATGAGGCGGATAACAGGAAAAGTACGACAGCAGGTGCCCGTGTGATCACGGTTACAAGTGGCAAAGGCGGCGTCGGAAAGTCCAACTTTTCGATAAATTTTGCGCTGGCACTACAAGAGTGTGGGCTCCGTACGCTAGTGTTCGATGCCGACATTGGCATGGCTAACATTGATGTACTACTCGGGTCACGGGCAACTGTCCATCTTGTACATGTCATGCAGCAACGAAAGAGCTTGCAAGACATTATTCAGATTGGCCCGCGTGGACTGCATTACATTCCAGGAGGCTCTGGGTTTACCGATTTGCTTGATTTGCCTACGGAGCAGCTAGAATCGTTTTTGCAGCAGATGGAGGCGCTGGCAGATCGGTACGACGTTATTTTGTTTGATACAGGTGCAGGGCTTAGCAAAGAAACGATACGCTTTATATCTGCTGCTGATGAAACATTCGTCGTCACGACTCCTGAACCGCCATCCATTGCGGATGCTTATGCATTAATTAAAGTCGTTTCCGGCATGTTCAGTGATACGCAGTTTCGACTTGTCATCAATCGGGCAATGGATTGGAACGAAGGACAACAGACTGCTAACAAATTGCAGTCTGTAGCCCAGCAATTCTTAAAGATTGAACTGCCGACACTCGGCTATCTCTTTGATGATCCGCTCGTCATGCAAGCTGTGAAAAAGCAAATGCCATTTAGTTTGCTTTACCCGGACAGTATCGTTTCCAAACAAATCCGACAGCTTGCACAAGTGTATGTGAAGGGTCAACAGCAGACCGATCATAACCATAACGGCGGTGTGAAGCAGTTTTTGCACAAGTGGTTGCGCCGATGGTCCAACTAG
- the flhF gene encoding flagellar biosynthesis protein FlhF, which yields MRVKRYLVETMPEAMSQIRQELGKDAVIISTKEIKVGGFLGMFRKRCIEVVAAVDEQASAAVRPAAQPSAAMPQAAGVVPPVVARNAYSNNSNSSSGYANGSADVRQGQSRSNDASVANGSNGSTPVSTQRELLNASAHLSSNSKMSVGALPHSTAIHAANTEGAAPTGAAKSVQPEPADATVRDELREMKQMMEQMMRQANYEAWPEAIKRAEQHLIAQGVLPDTAYGYAQQVWDRCCLLELKEPDERTVREQLRIVLRELLSTRHVAGIAPSSRIVCLVGPTGVGKTTTIAKLAADQMFHHRRKVGLITSDTYRISAVEQLRTYASILNVPLEVVTSPSDTERAVNALRDCDLILMDTAGRNYRNDLFVNELHSMLKPLSDSETYLVLSLTAKTADMTMLLEQFSKQPIERIVFTKADETDTYGAYVNIAERTNIPFSYVTTGQNVPDDLKLFEAEDVIRLLLGE from the coding sequence ATGAGAGTAAAACGATATCTCGTGGAGACGATGCCTGAAGCAATGAGCCAAATTCGTCAAGAATTAGGGAAAGATGCAGTCATCATCAGCACAAAAGAAATTAAAGTTGGCGGATTTCTCGGAATGTTCCGCAAACGCTGTATTGAGGTAGTAGCAGCTGTCGATGAGCAAGCATCGGCAGCTGTTCGCCCAGCAGCACAGCCAAGTGCAGCGATGCCGCAAGCAGCTGGGGTTGTGCCGCCGGTGGTGGCTCGGAATGCGTACAGCAACAATAGCAATAGCAGCAGTGGCTATGCTAACGGTAGCGCTGACGTGAGGCAGGGACAGAGTCGTTCCAACGATGCAAGTGTTGCTAATGGCTCGAATGGTTCCACCCCTGTATCTACGCAGCGTGAATTGTTGAATGCGTCGGCACATCTTTCGTCAAATTCGAAGATGAGTGTCGGCGCCTTGCCGCATTCTACAGCTATTCACGCGGCGAATACAGAGGGAGCAGCTCCAACAGGTGCTGCAAAGTCTGTTCAGCCCGAGCCAGCAGATGCGACTGTTCGCGATGAGTTGCGCGAAATGAAGCAAATGATGGAGCAGATGATGCGGCAAGCCAATTATGAAGCTTGGCCTGAAGCAATTAAGCGCGCAGAGCAGCACTTAATTGCGCAGGGCGTTCTACCGGATACTGCGTATGGATATGCACAGCAGGTGTGGGATCGTTGTTGTCTGCTCGAATTGAAGGAACCTGATGAGAGGACGGTACGTGAACAGCTACGCATCGTACTACGTGAATTGCTGTCGACCCGACACGTTGCAGGAATTGCGCCTAGCTCGCGTATTGTATGTCTAGTTGGTCCTACAGGAGTAGGCAAAACGACTACGATTGCTAAGCTGGCAGCTGATCAGATGTTTCATCATCGCCGTAAAGTAGGCTTGATTACGTCTGATACGTATCGTATATCAGCAGTTGAGCAGTTACGGACGTATGCGTCGATTCTGAACGTGCCGCTTGAAGTCGTGACTTCACCTAGCGATACGGAACGAGCTGTGAATGCACTACGTGATTGCGATCTTATTCTTATGGATACAGCAGGACGCAACTATCGTAACGATTTATTTGTTAATGAGCTTCATTCGATGCTAAAGCCGCTCTCGGACAGCGAAACGTATCTCGTGCTTAGCCTCACCGCAAAGACAGCGGACATGACCATGCTGCTCGAACAATTTTCAAAGCAGCCGATTGAACGCATTGTATTTACGAAGGCAGATGAGACGGACACGTATGGCGCTTACGTCAACATAGCTGAACGAACGAATATTCCGTTTAGTTATGTTACGACAGGACAGAACGTGCCGGACGATTTAAAGCTGTTTGAAGCAGAAGACGTCATTCGGCTCTTACTAGGAGAGTAG
- the flhA gene encoding flagellar biosynthesis protein FlhA encodes MKTRDIIVLVGVIGIVLMMVLPIPILLLDILLVINISVALLILLIAMNTREVLQFSIFPALLLITTLFRLALNVSTTKLILSKGEAGDVVRTFGEWVAQGHIAIGLVVFLILVVVQFIVITKGSERVAEVAARFTLDAMPGKQMAIDADLNAGLINEQQARERRQKIEREADFFGSMDGASKFVKGDAIASIVILIINLVGGFIIGMTVHGMSFSDSAANFSILSIGDGLVSQIPALLISTAAGLIVTRAGSDGNLADDMSEQMFAYPKLLYIVSGTITFLGVLTPIGLAATIPFAAVLAFSAYRMQQTMNKQQMADEQLVEEQEIEEVRSPESVINLLQVDPIEFEFGYGLIPLADAQQGGDLLDRIIMIRRQCALELGLVVPVIRIRDNIQLKPNEYIIKIKGNAVAKGELLLNHYLAMSPGYDDETVAGIETMEPAFGLPALWVDEAMKERAELAGYTVVDPPSVVATHLTEIVKKHAHELVGRQEAKSLVETVKEQYPALVDELIPNVLSIGDVQKVLAKLLREKISIRDLVSIFETLADYGTYTKDPDVLTEYVRQALARQITQQYTIPGETLQVITVGPSLEKKIAESIQQNEHGSYLAMDPGTTQHVYQRISEQMQRLLQMGYQPILLASPTVRMYVRQLMDRTMQDVPVLSYNELEPNVEIQSVGVVNV; translated from the coding sequence GTGAAAACGAGAGATATAATCGTCTTAGTCGGTGTCATCGGCATCGTGCTCATGATGGTTTTGCCTATACCGATTTTGCTGTTGGACATCTTGCTGGTGATCAACATATCAGTAGCGCTCTTGATTTTGCTTATTGCCATGAACACGCGGGAAGTACTGCAATTTTCTATTTTCCCGGCATTGCTGCTAATAACGACACTATTTCGACTCGCGTTAAATGTCTCGACGACAAAGCTTATTTTGTCTAAAGGTGAAGCGGGTGACGTCGTGCGCACGTTCGGTGAATGGGTAGCACAAGGGCATATCGCAATCGGACTTGTCGTGTTTCTAATATTGGTTGTCGTACAATTTATCGTTATCACGAAAGGTTCGGAGCGCGTAGCAGAGGTTGCTGCTCGCTTTACACTCGACGCGATGCCTGGTAAGCAGATGGCCATTGATGCAGATTTGAACGCAGGACTAATTAATGAGCAACAGGCACGTGAGCGCCGTCAAAAAATTGAACGTGAAGCCGACTTTTTCGGTTCTATGGATGGTGCTAGTAAATTCGTCAAAGGTGATGCGATCGCGAGTATCGTCATTCTAATCATCAACCTAGTCGGTGGATTTATTATCGGTATGACGGTTCACGGAATGAGCTTTAGCGATTCCGCAGCTAATTTCTCGATATTGTCGATTGGTGATGGCTTGGTGAGCCAGATTCCAGCGCTACTCATTTCGACTGCGGCTGGTTTGATCGTGACACGTGCTGGATCTGATGGCAATTTGGCCGACGATATGAGCGAGCAAATGTTTGCTTATCCGAAGCTACTGTATATCGTTTCTGGTACGATAACATTTTTGGGTGTGTTAACGCCAATCGGCTTGGCAGCTACGATTCCATTTGCAGCTGTACTAGCATTTTCTGCCTACCGGATGCAGCAAACAATGAACAAACAGCAGATGGCTGATGAGCAACTCGTAGAAGAGCAAGAAATTGAAGAAGTTCGCAGCCCGGAAAGCGTAATCAACTTGTTACAAGTTGATCCGATTGAATTTGAGTTTGGCTATGGTCTTATTCCGTTAGCTGATGCTCAGCAGGGTGGCGATTTGCTGGATCGAATCATTATGATTCGACGCCAATGTGCACTCGAACTCGGTCTCGTTGTTCCAGTTATTCGCATTCGGGATAATATTCAATTAAAGCCGAATGAATATATCATCAAAATTAAAGGCAACGCCGTTGCTAAAGGTGAACTATTGCTTAATCATTACTTGGCAATGAGCCCTGGCTACGATGATGAGACAGTTGCTGGTATTGAAACGATGGAACCTGCCTTTGGCTTGCCAGCTTTATGGGTAGATGAAGCCATGAAGGAAAGAGCAGAACTAGCTGGTTATACCGTCGTTGATCCGCCGTCTGTTGTAGCGACGCATTTGACAGAGATTGTGAAAAAGCATGCGCACGAACTTGTCGGACGCCAAGAAGCGAAGTCGCTTGTTGAGACGGTTAAAGAGCAGTATCCAGCACTTGTGGACGAGCTTATTCCGAATGTACTGTCTATTGGTGACGTACAGAAGGTGCTTGCTAAGCTGTTGCGCGAGAAAATATCGATTCGCGATCTAGTCAGCATTTTCGAGACACTGGCCGACTATGGGACTTATACAAAAGATCCAGATGTGCTGACCGAATACGTTCGTCAGGCATTGGCACGTCAAATTACACAGCAGTATACGATACCTGGTGAAACGCTGCAAGTCATTACTGTTGGCCCTTCGTTGGAAAAGAAAATAGCGGAGAGCATTCAGCAAAACGAGCACGGTTCATACCTAGCGATGGACCCAGGAACGACGCAGCATGTGTATCAGCGTATTAGCGAGCAGATGCAGCGCTTGCTGCAAATGGGATACCAGCCCATTTTGCTGGCATCGCCGACAGTACGGATGTATGTGCGACAACTTATGGATCGGACGATGCAGGATGTACCTGTCTTGTCTTATAACGAGTTAGAGCCAAACGTTGAAATTCAGAGCGTCGGAGTGGTGAATGTATGA
- the flhB gene encoding flagellar biosynthesis protein FlhB, whose product MKELQYIQPFVNQDHSQKKLRLKLDLQLFSQEKTEEATPKKRQESRDKGQVAKSMDLTGSIILLATFMCLLMMGGFFKERTFELFADTFQHHLLMELSINNIIDYFGFLFVKFLILLAPIMLIAFIMALVASYLQIGFLFTGEPLKMQFSKIDPIKGFKNIFSMRSLVEFLKSIIKLTIISVIVYLSILDEQARILELSHVPLSEILGYTAHLTVILGIKIGAALCILSVFDYIYQRYEFEKSIRMSKQDIKDEFKKMEGDPLIKGKIRERQRRMALMRMMQEVPKADVVITNPTHFAIAVRYDGNAMEAPQVIAKGQDYVALKIKELAKEHGVMTMENKPLARALYERTEIGDSIPADLFQAVAEVLAYVYKLKGKGN is encoded by the coding sequence ATGAAGGAATTACAATATATTCAACCTTTTGTAAATCAAGATCATTCGCAGAAAAAACTGCGACTGAAACTCGACTTGCAATTGTTCTCGCAAGAGAAGACAGAGGAAGCAACTCCTAAGAAGCGGCAAGAGTCCCGTGATAAGGGTCAAGTTGCCAAGAGTATGGATTTAACGGGCTCAATTATTTTACTGGCGACGTTCATGTGCTTGCTTATGATGGGTGGGTTCTTTAAAGAACGTACGTTTGAATTGTTTGCGGATACCTTTCAACATCACTTATTGATGGAATTATCAATCAATAACATTATCGACTATTTTGGCTTTTTGTTTGTAAAATTTTTAATTCTACTTGCGCCCATCATGCTAATTGCATTTATTATGGCGCTAGTCGCAAGCTATTTGCAAATCGGATTTCTATTTACCGGCGAGCCGCTGAAAATGCAGTTCAGTAAAATTGACCCTATTAAAGGGTTCAAAAACATTTTTTCAATGCGCTCACTCGTTGAATTTCTGAAATCCATCATTAAGCTCACTATTATTAGCGTTATTGTGTATTTATCCATTTTGGATGAGCAAGCCCGGATTTTGGAGCTGTCGCACGTGCCGCTTTCTGAAATACTTGGTTACACCGCTCATTTGACCGTAATACTTGGGATCAAGATCGGTGCGGCGCTTTGTATTCTGTCTGTGTTTGACTACATTTATCAACGATATGAATTCGAGAAAAGTATACGGATGTCAAAACAGGACATCAAAGATGAGTTTAAAAAAATGGAAGGCGATCCGCTTATCAAAGGTAAAATTCGCGAGCGTCAGCGGCGCATGGCGTTAATGCGTATGATGCAAGAAGTGCCAAAAGCGGATGTCGTCATTACGAACCCGACGCACTTTGCGATTGCGGTACGTTATGACGGAAATGCAATGGAGGCGCCGCAAGTCATTGCAAAAGGACAGGACTACGTAGCTTTGAAAATTAAAGAACTCGCCAAAGAACATGGCGTTATGACCATGGAAAACAAGCCGCTCGCACGCGCACTGTACGAACGGACGGAGATCGGCGACTCCATTCCGGCCGATTTGTTCCAAGCGGTGGCGGAAGTGTTGGCATATGTATACAAATTGAAAGGCAAAGGGAATTGA
- the fliR gene encoding flagellar biosynthetic protein FliR produces MEMLVQAFPVFLLTLCRISAFFVTVPIFSSRGVPTQFKLGIAFFISLIAYLLFGLGSTVPVDGTYVLFIIREVLIGLLIGFLANLFFTIVQTAGSIIDMQIGFGMANVVDPLTGTSSPMMGNFKYVFVVLLFLGMNGHHYLIDGIMKSFEWMPVDHNGFYSQIASGQVTEFITQSFAQAFMIAFQVSAPIIVALFLTDVALGFLARTAPQFNVFVIGLPLKIIVGLVLLLLVVPGLIYVMQQMFTSMFEALEQLLRVMQGAA; encoded by the coding sequence ATGGAAATGCTCGTACAAGCTTTCCCTGTTTTTTTGCTCACGCTGTGTCGAATTTCAGCGTTCTTTGTCACCGTTCCAATCTTCTCGTCTCGTGGCGTGCCAACACAGTTCAAGCTAGGCATTGCATTTTTTATTAGTCTTATTGCCTATTTATTGTTCGGACTTGGTAGCACGGTTCCAGTTGATGGAACTTATGTCTTATTCATTATACGTGAAGTGCTTATCGGATTGCTAATCGGATTCTTAGCGAATTTGTTTTTCACCATTGTACAGACAGCAGGTTCGATTATCGACATGCAGATTGGCTTTGGTATGGCGAATGTCGTCGATCCGCTTACAGGGACGAGCTCGCCCATGATGGGCAACTTTAAGTACGTCTTTGTCGTTCTATTATTTCTTGGGATGAACGGTCATCATTATTTGATTGATGGAATCATGAAAAGCTTTGAATGGATGCCTGTTGATCATAACGGGTTCTATAGTCAGATCGCAAGCGGACAAGTGACAGAGTTCATTACTCAATCCTTTGCGCAAGCGTTTATGATTGCTTTTCAAGTGTCTGCGCCGATTATTGTTGCGCTTTTTTTAACGGACGTAGCACTGGGATTCTTAGCCCGAACAGCACCGCAGTTTAACGTATTCGTCATTGGTCTACCTTTAAAAATTATTGTGGGCCTTGTCTTACTGTTATTGGTCGTACCTGGCCTTATCTACGTCATGCAGCAGATGTTCACTTCGATGTTCGAAGCACTAGAACAATTACTGCGTGTCATGCAGGGGGCTGCTTAA
- the fliQ gene encoding flagellar biosynthesis protein FliQ: MSAEFIIGLAGEAVFATLKISAPMLAVALIVGLIISVFQATTQIQEQTLAFVPKIIAVLVVMLLFGPWMLTSMVDFTHTILNNLHQYIG; encoded by the coding sequence ATGAGTGCGGAATTTATTATCGGTTTAGCCGGAGAGGCCGTGTTCGCTACACTAAAAATTAGTGCCCCGATGTTGGCCGTTGCGCTCATTGTCGGTTTAATTATAAGTGTATTTCAAGCGACAACACAAATACAAGAGCAGACGCTGGCGTTTGTACCGAAAATTATCGCGGTACTCGTCGTCATGTTGTTGTTCGGACCGTGGATGTTGACGAGTATGGTCGATTTCACACATACCATTTTAAATAATTTGCATCAATATATTGGTTAG
- the fliP gene encoding flagellar type III secretion system pore protein FliP (The bacterial flagellar biogenesis protein FliP forms a type III secretion system (T3SS)-type pore required for flagellar assembly.) yields the protein MNKKLILTLTAMTLFSGLAADWAAASSVIPNIDIKVGNGGPQSGATSLGILLLITVLSLAPAILILMTSFTRIVIVLGFVRTSLGTQQMPPNQILIGLALFMTLFVMSPTLGEVNKVALQPYLKGELSQTQALDKASEPMKKFMFSHTREKDLLLFMKYTKTDKPKSYKDIPLTVLVPAFAISELKTAFQMGFMIFIPFLVIDMVIASTLMAMGMMMLPPVMISLPFKILLFVLVDGWYLIVKSLLMSFNV from the coding sequence ATGAATAAGAAATTGATACTCACGCTAACTGCAATGACGCTATTTTCTGGTCTTGCTGCTGATTGGGCGGCTGCGTCATCTGTCATCCCGAATATCGACATTAAAGTCGGCAATGGTGGGCCACAGTCTGGCGCAACTTCATTGGGTATCTTGCTGTTAATTACAGTGTTAAGTCTGGCACCTGCTATTCTTATTTTGATGACATCGTTTACACGGATTGTCATCGTGCTGGGCTTCGTGCGTACTTCATTAGGAACGCAGCAAATGCCACCCAATCAGATATTAATTGGTTTAGCACTCTTTATGACTTTGTTTGTGATGTCCCCAACGCTTGGAGAAGTCAATAAAGTAGCCTTGCAGCCTTATTTGAAAGGTGAACTTAGCCAAACTCAAGCGCTGGATAAAGCTTCAGAACCAATGAAGAAATTCATGTTCTCTCATACTCGGGAAAAAGATTTACTCTTATTTATGAAATACACCAAAACGGATAAACCGAAATCGTACAAGGACATTCCTTTAACAGTACTCGTTCCCGCCTTTGCGATTAGCGAGTTGAAAACGGCATTTCAAATGGGGTTCATGATCTTCATACCATTTCTCGTTATCGATATGGTCATTGCCAGTACTTTGATGGCGATGGGGATGATGATGCTCCCACCAGTCATGATTTCGTTGCCGTTTAAAATTTTGCTGTTCGTACTCGTAGACGGTTGGTACTTAATAGTCAAATCGTTGCTGATGAGCTTTAACGTTTGA
- a CDS encoding flagellar biosynthetic protein FliO: protein MASGAQIPQASGFGDYIGSLVTVLLSLAVIIVLIVLFIKLLSRKNRLWQMNQGIRTIGGTGLGPNKSLQIVEVGDVVYVLGIGEDITLIDKVSDPEQAAQIVAAFQAAHAARHMTWPTGWRDWLDRLRNSRKQSTKQLDIEIHDADSSSVSFHEMFHAKLEQLPNRNRQVEQLLKDDTNSDR from the coding sequence ATGGCTTCCGGCGCTCAAATACCGCAGGCTTCAGGATTCGGCGATTACATAGGCAGTTTAGTGACGGTATTGCTGTCACTTGCTGTCATTATAGTACTTATCGTTCTATTCATTAAATTGTTGAGTCGAAAAAACCGCCTATGGCAAATGAATCAAGGTATTCGTACGATAGGCGGAACTGGACTAGGACCTAACAAGTCACTGCAAATTGTCGAGGTCGGAGATGTCGTGTATGTGCTGGGCATCGGGGAGGACATTACTTTAATTGATAAGGTGTCCGACCCCGAGCAGGCAGCGCAAATTGTAGCCGCCTTTCAGGCGGCACATGCTGCCCGGCACATGACTTGGCCGACAGGTTGGAGAGATTGGCTTGACCGTCTGCGCAATTCGCGCAAGCAGTCAACGAAACAGCTTGATATCGAAATACATGATGCAGATTCGTCTTCTGTATCATTCCATGAAATGTTTCACGCAAAGCTTGAGCAACTGCCGAACCGCAATCGCCAAGTGGAGCAATTACTGAAGGACGATACCAATTCAGATCGGTAG
- a CDS encoding response regulator, translating into MANRILIVDDAAFMRMMIRDILTKNGYEVVGEASDGAQAIEKYKEHKPDLITMDITMPEMDGITSLKEIRKMDPNAKVIMCSAMGQQAMVIDAIQAGAKDFIVKPFQADRVIEAIKKTLG; encoded by the coding sequence ATGGCAAACCGTATTTTGATCGTAGATGATGCAGCGTTTATGCGAATGATGATTCGCGACATTCTGACTAAGAATGGTTATGAAGTCGTGGGTGAAGCATCGGACGGTGCACAAGCGATCGAAAAGTACAAAGAACATAAACCAGACCTTATTACAATGGACATTACAATGCCGGAAATGGACGGTATTACGTCATTGAAAGAAATTCGTAAAATGGACCCGAACGCAAAAGTCATTATGTGCTCCGCAATGGGACAGCAAGCGATGGTTATCGATGCGATCCAAGCAGGCGCTAAAGACTTCATCGTGAAGCCATTCCAGGCAGACCGCGTTATCGAGGCTATTAAGAAGACGCTAGGTTAA
- the fliY gene encoding flagellar motor switch phosphatase FliY: MTSKEYLSQEEIDALLKKTGDEPSAADAATPSVEQYLDPIEIDALGEIGNITFGSAATALSTLLGKKVEITTPRITALNKDNLENEFPKPHVAVHVRYVDGFEGVNSLVIKTSDAQIIADLMLGGDGHNVSDELNEIHISAVQEAMNQMMGSSATSMSTIFNRMVNISPPGIGILNTLSGEGVNNLPEDKVLVKISFRLTISDLIDSTIMQLLTIPFAREMVRSLMGSTEPISVDTVAETAAAVTASHQAPSYAQPEPQVQQSNPMGGGYSAPSPYPPNVGQMNDPMYGQHPAQGAPAAYGAVQNRNTNVQPVQFANLQSAPFVQPDESNLNLLLDIPLKVTVELGRTHKQIKEILELSQGSIIELDKLAGEPVDILVNNKLIAKGEVVVIDENFGVRVTDIINQWDRIQKLQ, from the coding sequence ATGACGAGTAAAGAGTACTTGTCGCAGGAGGAAATTGACGCATTATTGAAAAAAACGGGTGACGAACCGTCTGCTGCAGATGCCGCGACTCCTTCCGTCGAACAATATTTGGACCCGATTGAAATTGACGCGCTTGGTGAAATCGGCAACATTACTTTTGGCAGTGCGGCGACAGCACTATCGACCTTGCTAGGCAAGAAGGTTGAAATTACGACGCCACGTATTACGGCGTTAAACAAAGATAACTTAGAAAATGAGTTCCCGAAGCCGCACGTGGCGGTGCATGTGCGTTACGTGGATGGTTTTGAAGGAGTCAATTCTTTAGTTATCAAAACATCTGATGCGCAAATTATTGCTGACTTGATGTTAGGTGGAGATGGACACAACGTTTCCGACGAATTGAACGAAATTCATATTAGTGCTGTTCAGGAAGCGATGAATCAAATGATGGGTTCGTCTGCAACATCCATGTCAACGATTTTTAATCGCATGGTAAATATTTCACCGCCAGGCATCGGTATTTTGAACACGTTGAGTGGTGAAGGGGTTAACAACTTACCGGAAGACAAGGTACTTGTTAAAATCTCGTTCCGCTTAACGATTAGCGACTTAATTGATTCTACAATTATGCAATTGCTGACGATACCGTTTGCACGGGAAATGGTACGCAGCTTGATGGGCTCTACAGAGCCGATTAGTGTCGATACGGTTGCTGAAACTGCGGCAGCTGTTACAGCAAGCCATCAAGCACCTAGTTATGCTCAACCTGAGCCGCAAGTGCAGCAGTCAAACCCTATGGGCGGAGGCTATTCAGCTCCATCTCCATATCCGCCAAATGTTGGGCAAATGAATGACCCAATGTATGGCCAGCATCCAGCTCAGGGAGCTCCTGCGGCTTACGGGGCGGTGCAAAACCGGAATACGAACGTACAGCCTGTCCAATTTGCTAATTTACAGTCTGCACCATTTGTGCAGCCTGACGAATCAAATCTAAATTTATTGTTGGACATCCCGCTTAAAGTCACAGTAGAATTAGGTAGGACACACAAACAAATCAAAGAGATTTTGGAGCTGTCGCAAGGTTCAATTATCGAGTTAGACAAGCTGGCAGGCGAACCTGTGGATATTCTCGTCAACAACAAACTCATTGCAAAAGGGGAAGTTGTTGTAATCGATGAGAATTTCGGCGTACGCGTCACAGACATCATCAACCAGTGGGATCGAATTCAGAAACTACAATAA
- the fliM gene encoding flagellar motor switch protein FliM — protein sequence MVDVLSQNEIDALLAALSSGEMDAEELKKEETQRKIRSYDFKRAVRFSKDHIRSLTRIHENFSRYLTTYFSAQLRTFVQINVVQVEQLPYDEFIRSIPKMTILNIFEAEPLKGRMVLEVNPNVAFAMLDRLLGGVGTTPTKINALTEIETTVMERIFSRAFDSLQEAWKNVLDIRPRLEALETNPQFMQIVSPNETIALISLSTKIGDTTGMINLCIPHVVIEPIMPKLSVHSWFVSEKKTREPIEIEKLRQRVSKAKLLISAELGSSSITVNEMLQLSVGDVIALNKSVDEGLDIRIGDRVKYIGSPGVLKDRMAVQIEQVLDEGVEEHDE from the coding sequence TTGGTTGACGTTTTATCGCAGAACGAGATTGACGCTTTACTGGCGGCGTTGTCTTCTGGCGAGATGGATGCAGAAGAGTTGAAAAAAGAGGAAACGCAGCGCAAAATCCGTTCATACGATTTCAAGCGAGCCGTTCGTTTTTCAAAAGACCATATTCGCAGTTTAACTCGCATCCACGAAAATTTTTCTAGATATTTGACGACTTATTTCTCAGCGCAGTTGCGCACTTTCGTGCAAATTAATGTCGTTCAGGTTGAGCAATTACCGTACGATGAGTTTATTCGATCGATCCCGAAAATGACAATTTTGAACATTTTCGAAGCTGAGCCGCTTAAAGGCCGCATGGTATTGGAAGTGAATCCGAACGTTGCTTTTGCGATGCTGGATCGCCTTTTAGGAGGCGTAGGTACAACTCCGACGAAAATTAACGCCTTAACTGAAATTGAAACGACAGTTATGGAACGTATTTTTAGTCGAGCATTTGATAGTTTGCAAGAGGCGTGGAAAAATGTGCTGGACATTCGTCCGCGATTGGAAGCTCTTGAGACGAACCCGCAATTTATGCAGATCGTGTCTCCTAACGAAACGATTGCACTCATTTCATTGAGTACAAAAATCGGAGATACAACTGGCATGATTAACTTATGTATTCCGCACGTTGTTATCGAGCCAATTATGCCGAAATTATCGGTACACTCTTGGTTCGTATCGGAGAAAAAAACGCGGGAACCGATAGAAATTGAAAAGCTGCGTCAACGTGTCAGCAAAGCAAAATTGCTCATTTCGGCCGAGTTGGGGAGCTCTTCAATTACGGTGAATGAAATGCTGCAACTGAGTGTCGGTGACGTCATTGCGCTGAACAAATCAGTAGACGAAGGCTTGGACATTCGGATAGGCGACCGCGTGAAATATATCGGCTCGCCGGGTGTGCTGAAAGACCGCATGGCGGTGCAAATCGAGCAAGTGTTAGATGAAGGAGTGGAAGAGCATGACGAGTAA